The window TTAATTGTTGCTGTTACCAAATTATGTGTTTCATtctaaatattttatttatgtTGCAAACATAGCAGATAAGTAATTTTTACTTAAACGTGTGCTAAATCTTGAAAGTAAAGATCtacttttagaattttttttgggcaaaacaaacccaccatACAAAAGTCTTGAATGCTAGGAGCCGGCTAAGTATATATCAATAGATgtgtaagtcttgctgagtattagttgctcagagtTGTTGACCATATTTTAGGTATAAGCTATTGCTGGCTAACCAgaattcacatcggtgggctcgatgtgatgtCCTCGTTTTTAtagttatcaatttattttatTTCGTCTCTATTAAAACTTTTCCTTAGGTTAGATTCTTTTCGCTGCTATTACATCTGATGTGCTCTAATTTGAAAGTTTTTAAATATGATTATATTattccttatttttataaaattgtgtCATGCTGGTACTATATATCTGCACTCATCGTtatgcgagacttctggtgttcGTTTTGATCGAGATTATCCATGGTTTGTCGGGATTTACCCATTAAACTACGAGGTTACATTGTTTTAAGTGTGTGGTGACTTGATTAATTATTAAAATGATAGTAAGCGCACTTAAAGCCAGTTTGATTTGGAGAGCTCTACCATTTAAGCtacatcttttttattttttttacgaCTTCTCTTGAACGTCATTAAGATTATGGTCAAATGCCATTAAAAAAactatagtcaaatttaatacCCAAGGAGGGCTTAGCGGTAACGGTATAGTATGTTTTGTATGTGAGGACCAAGGTTCTGTTTGGTATAGCTCCGACTTCTTCTAAAACGCTGGTGAAACAGCTTCTCTGTTGAAGCAGTTTCTCATGCTCATTTGGAAAATCAAACGTTTAGCCTCAGAACCTGACTGTTTTTAGTTTGGACACTAGACTAGAGAAGTGAGAACAATGCGCGGTCAGATCACCAAGACACCAAGGGGCAAGAGAGCGATCGATTGCCTGCTTTTTGCCGGCCAGGCCCACATGCAGCCTctggccgtttggttgcccgcACAGGGCTTCAGCCTGGCTCTGCAGatacgagattttttttttcgtttctgGCGGCCTGGCTCGCTTCGTGCAGGCGGCTATTAGCGTATGATTAGCGTGTATTAAGTGTTATTAGTGATTTTCAAAGCTGGTTAGTATTTAATAAGGTATAATAAGAGCTATTAAAGAGTACTCGTATAAAATACACATCATATTGACAACTGTTTTTAAACAATTTTCTTATGCAACATGCACTATAGCCTTGCTAGAAGAAAACAGGTAGCCAATCATGCTGTTTTTCATCCACCCAGCCTAGCCGGCGGTGGGGCTGTGGTCCTCTGTTATTTATCTTATCGGCCAATTCTCCTTCACAACGTTCAAGGCATGCTGTAGAAAAATGTTTTAAGCAACGAGACATTATACAAAAGTAAAGAACATATATTGAAGCGTTTTTAGCATTCACAAAATCAAATGGTCTATTAGCCAACCATCAAACTATGGGAACAGACACGTTGGCCGATTCTGAACAAGTTTTCTGATTACAGGAAGGAAACTCCTTCAGAGCTCTGTGCAATTAAGTGCACCTATCGGAATTAGAAAGCCCATGGACGCTGCAGACCTTCAAAAGGAAGGATCTGTGCTTGCGCGTGCCATGCTCAACAACTCCATCCGAGGTGATCCTTGGTCCTCCAAACAGCAGTTGGAGTCTAACATCCGAGAATTCTCAGATGTGCCTATGAACGCCGGGACCTTTCACAGTTGCGCACTTCTTTGTGAAGTAAGAATGCATCTCCTTGGTCATTGTTGAAGGTGCGTCGCTCAAAGCTACATACTGTGAGCTGCCTTAGTAACCTCTCGAGACACGAGTAAAGACAGCTCTTGGGGTCCTTCATGGCTGGGTTCGTAGACAGGACAGCTGCGTTCACTGCATCCGCCACGAATTCACGCTGGGGGGAGTCCAGCAGGTATCCGATGCATGATTCTGCAGGCTTCTCATACGCAAGCAGGGCCACACTCTCCTGCAGAAAGCAGAACATTCACCGTTCAACTCATTAATAGTGTTTTAGCTCATTCAAATTGGATAATCTAGCAAGTTATAAAGATCTCCGAATATTGGTTTACAAACGCATTGGTATTGTGGAGGGCAATGCACTCAACAGACCAAAAGAACCCAACAAAGAAAAATGGCATTACCTTCAGCAACCCCTCGAAAGCTTTGTGCGTCAAGAAGCTTGCCAGGTTAGCACGAGCATATTTCACAGCATCCTCCAGTTGTTCAGCCTAATGCATTAGATAAACATGAAAAGCGCAAAATAATCCATGTCAACCAAAAAACAAACGCCAGAATATCAGTGCTGCAATAAGAGGGAACTGCCAAATAATCACCAACGATGTCATCGAAACTACTAACAAGCAGCAATTAACCAGTTACCAACATTTTTTTGAAGTACATCAATGGCTGGATTTGGAAACTGGTCAGTACTCAGTAGTGGTTAGAGCATTCTTTATAAAAAAAAGGTTGATTAGAGCATTTACTAAGCAAGATTGCAAGAAATTGTCAACGGTTACCTGAATGTGAGCATTGGTGCCCTTATGATAATGCGACACAATTAAGATTTTGTTCCACTTTTTAGCAATTAAACTGAAGCTCCAATCTATATTGTAGTTAATTATTTTCCACCTAAATGGTAAGCTGCAGTGAACACAGTTGTGTAAAATTACTTGACCGGGATATAGCATTACATTACTAGTTTGATTTTGAGCTATACCCTTCTCAACGAATTCTCAGCAAATGACAGAAGTTAATGCATATGCGTGTTCATGACAAAGTTCGCTACTTCTGGAAACGCTGCAACATAGAAGTGGCAAAGTGGCAACTAACATACAGTGGTACTACAAGTCCAAATACAATCTATTCAGCATATAGTATTACATTAGTAGTTTGATTTTGAGCTATACCCTTCTCAAAGAATTCCTCAGCAAATGACAGAAGTTAATGCATATGCGTGTTCATGGCATTGTTCCCTACTTCTGGAAAAGCTGCAACATAGAATTGGCAAACTGGCAACTAACATATAGTGGTACTACAAGTCCGAACACAATGCATAACCTATAAAGTACaacaattgattttttttaatattcaGATCAGATAATTACCCTGATATATTCTATGAATCTCTGAGAATGGAGTAAGAAGCAAATAACCGATTTATCATCCTGCAAAGCAAAGAAATTCTCTCTTAGAAAGCACAAAGAATATAAATAAGTCTTCTGAAAAACATGACTCAGTGCCCCACAAGATGGAGTTAGTTGTAGGGACACAGCCCGATACTATTTGAGATATAGTATCGGTCATATAAGAATTTTAATAAAATGGAGATGACAAATTAAATCAATATAAGAAAAAGTGGAACTACCTTTATCACTTGTGGATACCATTCCTCTAATCTTTTGAATGTAGAGTCAATATCTCCACTCATGATAAGCTTCATCAAATCAAATAAACTGTTTTCAGAAAGCAGAAGCCATAGCGGAGGcagaaaagaaattaaaagagGGCAATATATCAAATCAATAACATGCACAATATCTGTATGACACAAtggaatgatgtggacacatgtagTGACTACAACATATTGGCACTGCACAACCAAGATATGGAATAACTCAAGCTTGCAAGGCggctgagaaaaaaaaactaatcatCACTGTGAGGAACAGAAAAAACCAGCTAATGAGCTCGCCCACATGCGATTTCAAAAGTCAATGTAGAACTTTCCAGAACATAATTGATTGGCAGTAACAACAAACAATAGTGAGGTCACCCTCATAACAAACATAAGCAGTAAAATAAAGAAACTCGGCACAATAGTCTAGGAACTGATTTCTGATTGTCAGCACTTCATCAAACAGGACAAAAAATGAGCATGTGTAGTCCTGTGTAACTTTAATAAATTGCTAACCGGATTTATCCACAAAGATGCTACCTAAGAGACAAAATTGGATTCAATGAGCAATCACATTAAGTTTCGAAGCTCACCTGACGCAAAAGTTTTCTGTGGCTAAGTCCATACGTTTCTGGAGGTTCCCTATGTCCATTTTGGCGACTGCCAGGGGGATCAGTTGCATTTGCCAAATCAAAAGAATTTAATGTATCTTGGTAACCATAATGTAGCAGATATGAACGGACAATCCTGTTACAAGTTAATGGCATATATCCATAAGATAAGGCAACATGAGCCACAGAACACATAAGCCAGTAATTAAAACAATTTAGTAGAAGAACATAAACAAGGTTATATGGAAATGGAAATGAAGATATGCAGATTAACACAAAATGAACATATCGAGGCATACACATGACTGATGTTCTCTTCCAACTTCAATTTGTTCGTCATCGATTGTTGCCTCATTTTCTCTTCGAGTATATAACCTTGTtagataaaagaaaaatatatcaaCTAAAAAGCTACCAACCTTGTACACCAACTGAGCACTCATGAACCTAGTGTTTAGTAAATGGGATAAAACCAGCTATATCATCAGCTCATCACTAAATCCAGTTATGCACATCACACGCATAAACTCAACACCATGTCCTTATGTAAAAAAAGGACTGCAGTTGCAACTGTCAAACATAAAGGAACATCAAATGTTTTTTTACGGCAGCATATTTTAGCAGTGGCTGGCAATAATACGTCAAAGGGCACATACAATCGTAATGGCTTTCAATTGAATTTGACAATGTGGCTAAATATGACAAAATGCGATGCATAATTTATAATGGAAAGTGAAGCATGCACCATAGATGCAGAAGATTACTATTGATATACAGCTAGTGCCATCAGTAAGGATTCAAGTTGCGACAAGaaaactataaaattttaggTAATTGTAGGTGAACTAAAACATCTAGAATAAACATTTTGCCTCACCTCAATGTCAAAACAGAATGGTTCTTTACCAAAGTTCACAGTCAATCTGTAACAACAATAAAGACTCTTAGTCCTGAGCAAGTTGGAGTAGTTTAGAGATCAGACCAAATAAGAACCACCAACAATGAGGATATAGATTACAGAATAAATAGGCCCCAGATCAAGCAAAATAAAGCTATATACTGCAGTACTGTTTTCactaaaaacaaaaaataaagcgcCGAAATTTTGAACACTGCATAATTGCTTGAAGTGGGTATTTTACACAAAATAAGTCAGCTTCAATGCAGTTAGGAAATGTAAGCTTAACTTTGTAACACTTTCAGTTCAAACTTCCAACATAAATCATCGACTTAACTGTTTACTCGCTATATCTTGTGATGTTGAAGCTACAAATCATATTGACATTGATGAAGGTATATCTGAGCATTAAACAGGGAGTCATTAACTTGTGTTACAATTGAGGTTTATGTATTGTAGCTTATTGTCCCATTAGAAGGGAAAATGTATCATCAATGTGTAGCTGCTCACAATCTACATGCAAACGATAAGTGAGCAGATTGCATTTTGTACATGTATCACTATCCAAGCTGCAGAAAGCACCATGTCTGCCAGATGTTTCTGCAACTTAGGTTGAAACTTGAAATACTAGGGGTAAAATGTAACTTAGTCCAATTAGCAATTATATTTCACCTAaagaacaactacagaaggtggcagcttactCTTCACCCTGACTATGAACTGCAACGGTAGGATATAGTGgacctttaatttcttttggaaAGGCTCCAACCAGAGATCCATTTTTCCTGCAAGATGCTCCATGCAATTAGATTATAGTGTAGCAATACATTTCGAAATATAAAGTACACAAGGCAAATACCTTTGAGAGTAAGATAAACAAGAATTAAGCATACAGTTTACTTCAACCTGAATATACAGGGGATGGCATACCAAAACCAGTGAGGTGTTGAGGCAGGTGCACATACAAGACCATCATTCTTTTTCCATATTCAAGATTCGGCATACTACAGATTTATAGTTAAGAATACTTGCAAAGCTATACAGCTTCGTGCTTAAGTACCAGAAAAGTATAATGGTCATCTTATGTTCAGAAAAAAAGACCTAGAAGGTTACTAATAGCCAATCAAACAAGCAAACACTATCAAGGTACAAAGAACTACCAAACTTACGTCAAGAAAAATTCTTGTGACAAGTAGTTGATGCCAGCACCGATTGTGTCGCCAGATGTAAATTTGGCCCCGAATGGTTCACCTTTCCCTTGACCTCGGTAAAGATGGCCATCATCACCGTGGTATCCACAACTGTTAGGCTCCCAACTGGGAAGAACAGAGAGGAAAACTTTGAGATAAAAATCAATTAAACAGAGTCAGCTTAACTATTTTTGCATATATGAAGGCTCAAAATAGAAAAGAAGGGGTATTATTAGCCTATAAATATTGCATAACATGACTTACAACTTGATCGGAAAAAAAACATGACTTACAACTAGAAATGTAGTACATTCATAGCTGAAGAGGCATATTATCTACAGCATGAAAAAGACCTTACCAACAAGTAGTCTATCCGGGTCCACTTAACTACTTTATGCAGCTTTCTAGATCAAATTTGCACAGATTTAGAGATGTGATGCAATTATCAGAAGGAAAATGACAAAAACAGAAACGCAAAATCGGAATAATCAGAAAA is drawn from Panicum virgatum strain AP13 chromosome 1N, P.virgatum_v5, whole genome shotgun sequence and contains these coding sequences:
- the LOC120656067 gene encoding ran-binding protein M homolog, with amino-acid sequence MVANQEAEAASAAAPGAGTPVDPMRLASRWRSPAEWECAAAELDAEPLPSELNTVNSSGLFAVVSTDKLSVKYLGSHHHGHDVGVVQADRPAPTRRAVYYFEMRVKNAGYKGQTSIGFTSESFKMRRQPGWEPNSCGYHGDDGHLYRGQGKGEPFGAKFTSGDTIGAGINYLSQEFFLTKNGSLVGAFPKEIKGPLYPTVAVHSQGEELTVNFGKEPFCFDIEGYILEEKMRQQSMTNKLKLEENISHVIVRSYLLHYGYQDTLNSFDLANATDPPGSRQNGHREPPETYGLSHRKLLRQLIMSGDIDSTFKRLEEWYPQVIKDDKSVICFLLHSQRFIEYIRAEQLEDAVKYARANLASFLTHKAFEGLLKESVALLAYEKPAESCIGYLLDSPQREFVADAVNAAVLSTNPAMKDPKSCLYSCLERLLRQLTVCSFERRTFNNDQGDAFLLHKEVRNCERSRRS